A genomic region of Janthinobacterium lividum contains the following coding sequences:
- a CDS encoding Ig-like domain-containing protein, which produces MRNVSWGNTYWSRVSNWLVLLALGTLLAACGGGGGDPTLGVKDGANAGVGSVVLVAGATTIVASGADGTEVVLTAVVKNPGNNAMTGQTVTFTASSGIISNTNRVTDANGTVTEKLSVKGDASLRDITIKASSGGVESAPVVVKVVPVTSGIASLLLTSSGGTLASSGGTAVNMIAFVKDANNAVVPNASVTFSADSGALGATKVNTNAQGQAQVSLNTGGDASLRTIKVTASAGAQTASTDIGVSGTRLVISAFSTVNLKTSTDMVVKLVDSSGNPLVGKPVTFSARSNAITVKGGGASPALTDNNGQLVLSYNAQAGSSDSISVKAQGDSVVLPIVINASNFTINAVSGGNVALTTLNTNTCYAVTVHSDVAGVPQTGNVRFSTSRGAIYQDAACGTPLQAPLALAGGNAIAYVQASGAGLTALTAKYEDSGVSVQSEVEFVAPLTAQATISLQADPAVIGANTAGSTAQRSALRAIVRDGTVENNLVKNAQVSFSIQSDASNGSLSSPSLVATDSDGVATVSYIAGQGTTGVDGVVVKAQLQGVSSNAATVKLTVTKKSLFISAGSGNALDASDSSTYRKTYSVFVTDAAGNPVPDVIITAAAWPRYYYKGYLQYSQAAQSWIVVRTANACDNEDRDRSGTFNPNNDFNLNGRLDPGIPLNLSTGGKTDSSGTAIVTLTYPRDRANWLDVELTIRGNSSGTEATYVGYTLLPGLATDFNRVDVSPPGVNSPYGQATDCRNPN; this is translated from the coding sequence ATGCGGAATGTATCTTGGGGCAACACTTATTGGAGTCGGGTATCGAATTGGCTGGTCTTGCTGGCGCTGGGCACCTTGCTGGCCGCGTGTGGCGGCGGTGGTGGTGATCCGACCTTGGGCGTCAAGGATGGCGCGAATGCCGGCGTCGGCAGTGTGGTATTGGTTGCTGGTGCAACAACTATTGTCGCTTCGGGCGCGGACGGCACGGAAGTCGTGCTGACGGCCGTGGTGAAGAATCCCGGCAACAATGCCATGACAGGCCAGACGGTGACCTTCACCGCCAGTTCCGGCATCATCAGCAATACCAACCGCGTGACGGATGCCAATGGCACGGTGACGGAAAAGCTCAGCGTGAAAGGCGATGCGAGCTTGCGCGACATTACCATCAAGGCCAGCAGCGGCGGCGTTGAATCGGCCCCCGTAGTGGTGAAAGTGGTGCCCGTCACCTCCGGCATTGCCAGCTTGCTGCTGACGTCTTCCGGCGGTACCCTCGCTTCGTCGGGCGGCACAGCCGTCAACATGATCGCTTTTGTCAAGGATGCCAACAATGCCGTTGTGCCCAATGCCAGCGTGACATTCAGCGCCGATTCGGGCGCGCTGGGCGCGACCAAGGTGAATACCAATGCGCAGGGACAGGCGCAGGTCAGCCTGAATACGGGTGGCGACGCCAGCTTGCGCACGATCAAGGTCACGGCCAGCGCAGGCGCGCAGACGGCCAGCACGGATATCGGCGTCAGCGGCACCCGGCTGGTCATCAGTGCCTTTTCGACGGTGAACCTGAAGACGAGCACCGACATGGTGGTCAAGCTGGTCGATTCGAGCGGCAATCCCCTCGTCGGCAAACCGGTGACCTTCAGCGCCCGCAGCAATGCCATCACGGTCAAGGGCGGCGGCGCCAGTCCTGCGCTGACCGACAACAACGGTCAACTGGTGTTGAGCTACAACGCCCAGGCCGGCAGCAGCGATAGCATCAGCGTCAAGGCGCAGGGTGACAGCGTCGTGTTGCCAATTGTAATTAATGCATCGAATTTCACGATCAATGCCGTGTCGGGCGGCAATGTGGCGTTGACCACCTTGAACACGAACACCTGCTATGCGGTGACGGTGCATAGCGATGTGGCTGGCGTGCCACAAACGGGTAATGTGCGTTTCAGTACGTCGCGCGGCGCCATTTACCAGGATGCCGCCTGCGGCACGCCATTGCAGGCACCGCTGGCGCTGGCGGGCGGCAATGCCATCGCCTACGTGCAGGCCAGCGGTGCCGGCCTGACCGCATTGACGGCGAAGTACGAAGACAGCGGTGTTTCGGTGCAGTCGGAAGTGGAGTTTGTCGCGCCATTGACGGCCCAGGCCACGATCAGCCTGCAAGCCGACCCGGCGGTCATCGGCGCCAACACGGCCGGCAGCACGGCGCAGCGCAGCGCCTTGCGCGCCATCGTGCGCGATGGCACGGTGGAAAACAACCTGGTCAAGAATGCACAGGTGAGTTTCTCGATCCAGTCCGATGCCAGCAATGGTTCCCTGAGCTCGCCTTCGCTGGTCGCCACCGACAGTGATGGCGTGGCCACGGTCAGCTACATCGCGGGGCAGGGCACCACCGGTGTCGATGGCGTCGTTGTCAAGGCGCAACTGCAGGGCGTATCGAGCAATGCCGCCACGGTCAAGCTGACGGTGACGAAAAAATCGCTGTTCATCAGCGCTGGCAGCGGCAATGCGCTGGACGCCTCCGACAGCAGCACCTATCGCAAGACGTACAGCGTGTTTGTGACGGACGCCGCCGGCAACCCCGTGCCGGATGTGATCATCACGGCCGCCGCCTGGCCCCGCTATTATTACAAAGGCTATCTGCAATATTCCCAGGCAGCCCAGTCGTGGATAGTCGTGAGGACAGCGAACGCATGTGATAATGAAGACCGGGACCGCAGCGGCACCTTCAATCCGAATAACGACTTCAACCTCAATGGCCGTCTCGACCCGGGCATTCCGCTCAATCTGTCGACCGGCGGCAAGACCGACAGCTCGGGAACGGCGATTGTCACCCTGACTTATCCGCGCGACAGAGCCAACTGGCTGGACGTCGAATTGACGATTCGTGGCAACAGTTCCGGGACGGAGGCAACTTATGTCGGTTACACTTTGCTTCCGGGGCTGGCCACGGACTTTAACCGCGTGGATGTTTCACCTCCAGGCGTCAATAGTCCGTATGGACAAGCCACTGATTGTCGTAATCCAAATTAA
- the aroKB gene encoding bifunctional shikimate kinase/3-dehydroquinate synthase AroKB, with amino-acid sequence MGAGKTTIGRILARKLGLRFVDSDHEIEARTGATIPWIFEIEGEASFRRREAEVIRDLSAQEGIVMATGGGAILNADSRAYLKERGTVVYLRASVSNILARTSHDKNRPLLQTADPRGKLEELTSQREPHYMEVADIVIDTGRPNVQSMVQTILMQLASLECEASPNCVIHAEPSMNEQSKMLLSVDLDERSYPIAIGPGLLADADALLRHISGHKVAIVTNTTVAPLYLGRLQAALASDGREVISIVLPDGEEYKNWASLMQIFDALLANKCDRKTTLVALGGGVIGDLTGYAAASYMRGIGFVQVPTTLLAQVDSSVGGKTGINHPLGKNMIGAFYQPRAVIADTSTLETLPARELSAGLAEVIKHGAIIDAAFFDWIEANMAKLMARDKGALAYAIARSCEIKADVVRQDEREGGLRAILNFGHTFGHAIEAGLGYGHWLHGEAVGCGMVMAADLSCRMGYIDQAAVERVRKLVAAAGLPIKAPDLGVERWLELMEVDKKNEGGAIKFILLKPLGSPNITSAPHELVLATLAAGVQ; translated from the coding sequence ATGGGCGCAGGCAAAACCACGATCGGGCGCATCCTGGCCCGCAAGCTGGGCTTGCGCTTTGTCGATTCCGACCACGAAATCGAGGCACGCACGGGAGCGACCATTCCGTGGATCTTTGAAATCGAGGGCGAGGCCAGCTTTCGCCGGCGCGAGGCCGAGGTCATCCGCGACCTGAGCGCCCAGGAAGGCATCGTCATGGCCACGGGCGGCGGGGCCATCCTCAACGCCGACAGCCGCGCCTACCTGAAGGAGCGGGGCACGGTCGTCTACCTGCGCGCCAGCGTCAGCAACATCCTCGCGCGCACCAGCCACGACAAGAACCGTCCCCTGTTGCAGACGGCCGACCCGCGCGGCAAGCTGGAAGAATTGACGTCGCAGCGCGAGCCCCATTACATGGAAGTGGCCGACATTGTGATCGACACGGGCCGTCCTAACGTACAATCGATGGTCCAGACCATCCTGATGCAGCTGGCCAGCCTCGAATGCGAGGCCTCGCCCAACTGCGTCATTCATGCAGAGCCTTCGATGAACGAGCAATCCAAAATGTTGTTGAGCGTAGACCTCGACGAACGCAGTTATCCGATCGCCATCGGTCCTGGCCTCCTGGCCGACGCCGACGCGCTGCTGCGCCATATCAGCGGCCACAAGGTGGCCATCGTCACCAACACCACCGTCGCCCCCCTGTACCTGGGCCGCCTGCAGGCGGCGCTGGCCAGCGATGGCCGCGAAGTGATCAGCATCGTCCTGCCGGACGGCGAAGAATATAAAAACTGGGCCAGCCTGATGCAGATCTTCGACGCGCTGCTGGCCAACAAATGCGACCGCAAGACCACTCTCGTGGCGCTGGGCGGCGGCGTGATCGGCGACCTGACCGGCTATGCGGCCGCGAGCTACATGCGCGGCATCGGCTTCGTGCAGGTGCCCACCACCCTGCTGGCGCAGGTCGATTCCTCCGTTGGCGGCAAGACGGGCATCAACCACCCGCTGGGCAAGAACATGATCGGCGCCTTCTACCAGCCGCGCGCCGTGATCGCCGACACTTCGACCCTGGAAACCCTGCCAGCGCGCGAGCTGTCGGCCGGCCTGGCCGAAGTGATCAAGCACGGCGCCATCATCGATGCGGCCTTCTTCGACTGGATCGAGGCGAACATGGCCAAGCTGATGGCGCGCGACAAGGGCGCCCTGGCGTATGCGATCGCCCGCTCGTGCGAAATCAAGGCCGACGTGGTGCGCCAGGATGAGCGCGAAGGCGGCTTGCGCGCCATCCTGAATTTCGGCCACACCTTCGGCCACGCCATCGAGGCGGGCCTGGGCTACGGCCACTGGCTGCACGGCGAAGCCGTCGGCTGCGGCATGGTGATGGCGGCCGACCTGTCCTGCCGCATGGGCTATATCGACCAGGCGGCCGTGGAGCGCGTGCGCAAGCTCGTCGCCGCCGCCGGCCTGCCGATCAAGGCGCCGGACCTCGGTGTCGAGCGCTGGCTGGAACTGATGGAAGTGGACAAGAAGAACGAGGGCGGCGCCATCAAGTTCATCTTGCTCAAACCATTGGGCAGCCCGAACATCACCTCCGCGCCGCACGAACTGGTGCTGGCCACCCTGGCCGCCGGAGTGCAATAA
- a CDS encoding deoxyguanosinetriphosphate triphosphohydrolase, giving the protein MLPEDFLAPYAAHSAQGQGRRFAEAPHASRSQFQRDRDRIIHSSAFRRLEYKTQVFLNHEGDLFRTRLTHSLEVAQVGRSIARNLRLNEDLVEAIALAHDLGHTPFGHVGQDVLNECMQKHGGFEHNLQSLRVVDTLEEHYGAFDGLNLMFETREGILKHCSLAHARELGPVAQRFIDRTQPTLEAQLTNLADEIAYNSHDIDDGLRSGLITIDQLEEVEFFGRLWREVQQAFPGLSGRRAIYETLRRLITALADDLIVTSNALIADAAPRDVSEVRASPPLIRFSDAMRRDATELKRFLRANLYRHYQVNRMRVKASRIVRELYDSFMAEPALLPPDYQVNGDDVTKQARKIADYIAGMTDRYAIREHRRLYSLDEL; this is encoded by the coding sequence ATGCTGCCAGAAGACTTCCTTGCTCCCTACGCAGCTCACTCGGCACAGGGGCAGGGACGTCGCTTTGCCGAGGCGCCGCACGCCTCGCGCAGCCAGTTCCAGCGCGACCGCGACCGCATCATCCACTCCTCGGCCTTCCGCCGCCTCGAATACAAGACCCAAGTTTTCCTCAACCACGAGGGAGACCTGTTCCGCACGCGCCTGACGCACAGCCTGGAAGTGGCGCAGGTCGGCCGCTCCATCGCGCGCAACCTGCGCCTCAATGAAGACCTGGTGGAAGCCATCGCGCTCGCGCATGACCTGGGCCACACGCCATTCGGCCATGTGGGCCAGGACGTGCTCAATGAGTGCATGCAGAAGCATGGCGGCTTCGAGCACAACCTGCAAAGCCTGCGCGTGGTCGACACACTGGAAGAGCACTACGGCGCTTTTGATGGCTTGAACCTGATGTTCGAGACGCGCGAAGGCATATTGAAACACTGCTCGCTGGCGCATGCGCGCGAACTGGGACCCGTGGCGCAGCGCTTCATCGACCGCACGCAACCGACCCTGGAAGCACAGCTGACCAACCTGGCCGATGAAATCGCCTACAACAGCCACGATATCGACGATGGCCTGCGTTCCGGCCTGATCACCATCGACCAGCTGGAAGAGGTGGAATTCTTCGGCCGCCTGTGGCGCGAGGTGCAGCAGGCGTTTCCCGGCCTGTCGGGCCGCCGCGCCATCTATGAAACCCTGCGCCGCCTGATCACGGCGCTGGCCGACGATCTGATCGTCACGTCGAATGCCCTGATTGCGGACGCCGCTCCCCGCGACGTCAGCGAAGTGCGCGCCAGTCCTCCGCTGATCCGTTTTTCGGATGCCATGCGCCGTGATGCGACGGAGCTGAAACGCTTTTTAAGGGCGAACCTGTACCGCCACTACCAGGTCAACCGCATGCGCGTCAAAGCGAGCCGCATCGTGCGCGAACTGTACGACAGCTTCATGGCCGAACCGGCCCTGCTGCCGCCCGATTATCAGGTCAACGGCGATGATGTGACAAAGCAGGCGCGCAAGATCGCCGACTATATCGCCGGCATGACGGACCGCTACGCGATCCGCGAGCACCGCCGGCTGTATTCGCTCGACGAGCTGTAA
- the dsrO gene encoding sulfate reduction electron transfer complex DsrMKJOP subunit DsrO produces the protein MIESRRSFLRALPAVTIGAAIAPLPSKAATKGEGGQRWAMVVDVQKCIGCQACTVSCIMENAVPENSFRTVVSTYEVKEENRCGTYMLPRLCNHCANPPCIPVCPVGATFQRKDGVVVVDGDRCVGCAYCVQACPYDARFINHETGKADKCTFCAHRVDEGLLPACVETCVGGARIFGDLNDPESLVHQLLTENKVKVLKPEQGTQPHVFYLGLDARFAGHVEGEATLWQPSKHGK, from the coding sequence ATGATTGAATCGCGCCGCAGTTTCTTGCGCGCCTTGCCAGCCGTAACCATCGGAGCGGCCATCGCGCCGCTACCCAGCAAGGCGGCCACCAAGGGCGAAGGCGGCCAGCGCTGGGCGATGGTGGTCGATGTGCAGAAATGCATCGGCTGCCAGGCTTGCACGGTCTCCTGCATCATGGAAAACGCCGTGCCGGAAAACAGCTTCCGCACCGTCGTCTCGACCTATGAAGTCAAGGAAGAGAACCGTTGCGGCACCTACATGCTGCCGCGTCTGTGCAACCATTGCGCCAATCCCCCCTGCATTCCCGTCTGTCCCGTGGGCGCCACCTTCCAGCGCAAGGACGGCGTCGTCGTCGTCGACGGCGACCGCTGCGTGGGCTGCGCCTACTGCGTGCAGGCTTGCCCGTACGACGCGCGCTTCATAAACCACGAGACGGGCAAGGCCGACAAATGCACGTTCTGCGCGCACCGGGTCGACGAAGGCTTGCTGCCGGCCTGCGTGGAAACCTGCGTGGGCGGCGCGCGCATTTTCGGCGACCTCAATGATCCGGAAAGCCTGGTGCACCAGCTGCTCACCGAGAACAAGGTGAAGGTGCTGAAACCCGAGCAGGGCACCCAGCCCCACGTGTTCTACCTGGGACTGGATGCGCGCTTCGCCGGCCACGTCGAGGGCGAAGCGACTCTTTGGCAACCGAGCAAACACGGGAAATAA
- the nrfD gene encoding NrfD/PsrC family molybdoenzyme membrane anchor subunit has product MDSHITEIVNVTREAAWLPWAVQYFFLIGLSYGSFMLTLPYFVFGRKAYERLGRIALLASLVCGMTAPVALLADLHGPGRFYHFYLYFQPQSWMSWGAFFIPLYLGCLMLYAWLALRVDFAARGQGQDRLAFAYRLLGRGGAASRKAIITAAAFTLLAAFVVGLYTGMEVMVVRARPLWFTPFLPAQFAATAFVGAVGLALLFNRFLPGRDQVLEVALNRALALSLALVLALGGGWLFVSLSGVSASHSMAFTQVAGMPQWQFTAVWAVLSSIVPMALAIWRPASSGLVNGLIALHSAWMMRWTIFIGGQTIPKTGAGLYDYHLPMGNDGLMGIIGTAGLWIALLLLMLEFLPWAGRVVAARPRPAMATH; this is encoded by the coding sequence ATGGACAGCCACATCACCGAAATTGTCAACGTCACGCGCGAAGCGGCATGGCTGCCGTGGGCAGTGCAGTATTTTTTCCTCATCGGCCTCAGTTATGGCAGCTTCATGCTGACCTTGCCGTACTTCGTCTTCGGCCGCAAGGCGTACGAACGCCTGGGGCGCATAGCGCTGCTGGCGTCGCTCGTCTGCGGCATGACGGCGCCCGTGGCGCTGCTGGCCGACTTGCACGGGCCGGGCCGCTTCTACCACTTCTATCTTTACTTCCAGCCGCAGTCGTGGATGTCGTGGGGCGCGTTCTTCATTCCCCTGTATCTGGGCTGTTTGATGCTGTACGCGTGGCTGGCGCTGCGCGTGGACTTCGCCGCGCGGGGGCAGGGCCAGGACCGTTTGGCCTTTGCCTATCGCCTGCTGGGGCGCGGTGGCGCCGCATCGCGCAAGGCCATCATTACCGCTGCCGCCTTCACCTTGCTGGCCGCCTTTGTCGTGGGCCTGTACACGGGCATGGAAGTGATGGTGGTGCGTGCCAGGCCCCTGTGGTTCACGCCTTTCCTGCCGGCGCAATTTGCCGCCACGGCCTTTGTCGGGGCGGTGGGTCTGGCGCTGCTGTTCAACCGCTTCCTGCCGGGCCGCGACCAGGTGCTGGAAGTGGCGCTGAACCGCGCCCTGGCCCTGTCGCTGGCGCTGGTGCTGGCGCTGGGCGGCGGCTGGCTGTTCGTCAGTCTGTCCGGCGTGAGCGCCAGCCACAGCATGGCCTTTACCCAGGTGGCGGGCATGCCGCAATGGCAGTTCACTGCCGTCTGGGCCGTGCTGTCGTCCATCGTGCCGATGGCCCTGGCCATCTGGCGCCCGGCCAGCAGTGGCCTGGTCAACGGCCTGATCGCGCTGCATAGCGCCTGGATGATGCGCTGGACGATTTTCATCGGCGGCCAGACGATCCCGAAAACGGGCGCGGGCCTGTACGACTACCACCTGCCGATGGGGAACGATGGCTTGATGGGGATTATCGGCACGGCCGGCCTGTGGATCGCGCTGCTGTTGCTGATGCTGGAATTTTTGCCATGGGCCGGACGCGTTGTCGCTGCACGCCCCCGTCCTGCCATGGCCACGCACTGA
- a CDS encoding molybdopterin dinucleotide binding domain-containing protein gives MNEHIHNDVPEDENEKRRKLLRYGAIGGGLAAFAASFSTTAGRMVDHALGKDKPVQKLHGNSLQPEFSVDTATGKLTVNPDQQVSYTMCMGCTTFCGVRVRLDKKSGKVLRVAGNPYSPLSADPALPYQTSVRDSFVSLSRFQEQGLKGRSTACGRGNGVLEQMESPFRVLAPMKRVGPRGGGQWEPIAFDQLVKEVTEGGDLFGEGHVQGLRALRELEKPIDPAQPELGPQVNQVGLMCSTDDGRLAFGTRFFKQSYGSLNLVNHGSYCGGAYRSGSGAMFGDMKKMPHAKVDLENTEFCIFVGTAPGNAGNPFKRQGTLIAKARSGKREFSYVVVDPVLTNADSLAAGDRSRWVPIKPGTDGALAMAMIRWIIEHERYDRNFLVQPNLKVAEAAGEAAWCNATHLIINEKGHPRDGRYLRASDIGAVELAEDERYKDGDAFCVIDAATQAIVPHNAAKGEARLFFDGPLDVAGASLHLKTAMTMLNEEAQRHSMDDYAAACGIARDIIEGLAQELTSHGKRAAVNAHGGMMSGAGFYNAYALVMLNTLIGNLNRKGGTLVNGGSFKDAGPGPRYNLESFDGEIKAAGMPIGRNVPYEKTSEFKLKKEAGKAYPAKAPWYPNAPALATEWLTSAMNGYPYTLKALILWSCNPVYGITGLRAQIGKELADPKKIPLIVAIDPFINESSAFADYLLPDTLLYESWGWAGAWGGMPVKMSTARWPVVEPRVQKTPDGQTICMESFFIALAKTMALPGFGPDALQDMDGQRFPLQRAEDWYLRGGANIAWQGKTSVPEANDDDIDLSGVARIRPELERTLKPEEWRKVAFMLARGGRYQSYGEMFGLRLPPPANPKAPAAPAPVIDETPYPQDWSTHRYLKPMMLYNEGLGVSKNSLSGKRFPGTPAWRVAAFADGTPVRKAYPASEWPFELISFKSALQNSYSIGARRLRGIHPDNPVAVHPDDAARLKLENGDEIYLETPGGRARATVMLRHGVQRGVIAIEHGFGHKEHGARAHRIGKLRQPDEPAIGAGINLNDLGLTDPSRGDKNVFVDPVSGTSVRQGLPARIVRA, from the coding sequence ATGAACGAACACATACACAACGACGTCCCTGAAGACGAAAACGAAAAACGCCGCAAGCTGCTGCGCTACGGCGCCATCGGCGGCGGGCTGGCCGCATTTGCCGCCAGCTTTTCCACCACGGCCGGCCGCATGGTCGACCATGCGCTGGGCAAGGATAAACCCGTGCAGAAACTGCATGGCAATTCCCTGCAACCCGAGTTTTCCGTCGACACGGCGACGGGGAAATTGACGGTCAATCCCGACCAGCAGGTGAGCTACACCATGTGCATGGGCTGCACCACGTTTTGCGGCGTGCGCGTGCGCCTCGACAAGAAAAGCGGCAAGGTGCTGCGCGTGGCGGGCAATCCCTACAGTCCCCTGTCGGCCGACCCGGCGCTGCCATATCAAACCTCGGTACGCGACAGCTTTGTGTCGCTGTCGCGCTTCCAGGAGCAGGGCTTGAAAGGGCGCTCGACCGCTTGCGGCCGCGGCAATGGCGTGCTGGAACAGATGGAGTCGCCGTTCCGCGTGCTGGCGCCCATGAAGCGCGTGGGTCCGCGCGGCGGCGGCCAGTGGGAACCGATCGCCTTCGACCAGCTGGTGAAGGAAGTGACGGAAGGCGGCGACCTGTTTGGCGAAGGCCACGTGCAGGGGCTGCGCGCCTTGCGCGAGCTGGAAAAACCGATCGATCCGGCGCAGCCGGAGCTGGGCCCGCAAGTGAACCAGGTGGGCCTGATGTGCAGCACCGACGATGGCCGCCTGGCGTTCGGCACGCGGTTTTTCAAGCAGTCGTACGGCAGTTTGAACCTGGTCAACCACGGTTCGTATTGCGGCGGCGCCTACCGCAGCGGCTCGGGCGCCATGTTCGGCGACATGAAGAAAATGCCGCACGCGAAAGTGGACCTGGAAAACACGGAGTTCTGCATTTTCGTCGGCACGGCGCCGGGGAATGCGGGCAACCCGTTCAAGCGCCAGGGCACCCTGATCGCGAAAGCCCGCTCGGGCAAGCGCGAATTCAGCTACGTCGTCGTCGACCCCGTGCTGACGAATGCGGACAGCCTGGCCGCGGGCGACCGCAGCCGCTGGGTACCGATCAAGCCTGGCACGGATGGCGCGCTGGCCATGGCCATGATCCGCTGGATCATCGAGCACGAACGCTATGACCGCAACTTCCTCGTGCAGCCGAACCTGAAGGTGGCGGAAGCGGCGGGCGAAGCCGCCTGGTGCAACGCCACGCATTTGATCATCAACGAGAAGGGCCATCCGCGCGACGGCCGCTACCTGCGCGCGTCCGATATCGGTGCGGTGGAACTGGCGGAAGACGAGCGCTACAAGGATGGCGACGCTTTCTGCGTGATCGATGCCGCCACCCAAGCCATCGTGCCGCACAATGCCGCCAAGGGCGAGGCGCGCCTGTTCTTCGACGGCCCGCTGGACGTGGCCGGCGCGTCGCTGCACCTGAAGACGGCCATGACGATGCTCAACGAGGAAGCGCAGCGCCACAGCATGGATGACTATGCGGCCGCCTGCGGCATCGCGCGCGACATCATCGAAGGCCTGGCGCAGGAACTGACCAGCCATGGCAAGCGCGCCGCCGTCAATGCGCACGGCGGCATGATGTCGGGCGCCGGCTTTTATAACGCGTACGCGCTGGTCATGCTCAACACCCTGATCGGCAATTTGAACCGCAAGGGCGGCACCCTCGTCAACGGCGGCAGCTTCAAGGATGCGGGACCCGGTCCGCGCTATAACCTTGAGAGTTTCGACGGCGAGATCAAGGCGGCCGGCATGCCGATCGGACGCAATGTGCCATATGAAAAAACCTCGGAATTCAAGCTGAAGAAAGAAGCGGGCAAGGCGTATCCGGCCAAGGCGCCGTGGTATCCGAACGCGCCCGCGCTGGCGACAGAATGGCTCACCAGCGCCATGAACGGCTACCCGTACACCCTGAAGGCGCTGATCCTGTGGAGCTGTAATCCTGTCTACGGCATCACGGGCTTGCGCGCGCAGATCGGCAAGGAGCTGGCCGATCCGAAGAAGATTCCCCTGATCGTCGCCATCGACCCCTTCATCAATGAAAGCTCGGCCTTTGCCGACTACCTGCTGCCCGACACCTTGCTGTATGAAAGCTGGGGCTGGGCCGGCGCCTGGGGCGGCATGCCCGTCAAAATGAGCACGGCGCGCTGGCCCGTGGTCGAACCGCGCGTGCAGAAAACGCCGGACGGCCAGACCATCTGCATGGAATCGTTCTTCATCGCGCTGGCAAAGACGATGGCCTTGCCCGGCTTCGGCCCGGACGCCTTGCAGGACATGGATGGCCAGCGCTTTCCCTTGCAGCGTGCGGAAGACTGGTATCTGCGCGGCGGCGCCAACATCGCCTGGCAAGGCAAAACATCCGTGCCGGAGGCCAACGACGACGATATCGATTTGTCCGGCGTGGCGCGCATCCGCCCTGAACTGGAGCGCACCCTGAAGCCGGAAGAGTGGCGCAAGGTGGCCTTCATGCTGGCGCGGGGAGGGCGCTACCAGAGCTATGGCGAGATGTTCGGCCTGCGTTTGCCGCCGCCGGCGAATCCCAAGGCGCCGGCAGCGCCTGCACCCGTGATCGACGAGACGCCGTATCCGCAGGACTGGTCCACGCACCGCTATCTGAAACCGATGATGCTGTACAACGAGGGACTGGGCGTGAGCAAGAACAGCTTGAGCGGCAAGCGTTTCCCCGGCACGCCCGCGTGGAGAGTGGCGGCGTTTGCCGATGGCACGCCCGTGCGCAAAGCCTATCCTGCCAGCGAGTGGCCGTTCGAGTTGATCAGTTTTAAATCGGCGCTGCAGAACTCCTACAGCATCGGCGCGCGGCGCTTGCGCGGCATCCATCCGGACAACCCGGTCGCCGTGCATCCCGACGACGCGGCCCGCTTGAAGCTGGAAAATGGCGATGAAATATACCTGGAAACGCCGGGCGGCAGGGCCAGGGCGACGGTGATGCTGCGCCATGGCGTGCAGCGGGGCGTGATCGCCATCGAACACGGTTTCGGCCACAAGGAGCATGGCGCGCGCGCGCACCGCATCGGCAAGCTGCGCCAGCCCGACGAGCCGGCCATCGGCGCGGGCATCAACCTGAATGACTTGGGGCTGACGGACCCGAGCCGCGGCGACAAGAACGTGTTTGTCGATCCTGTCTCGGGCACGTCGGTGCGGCAGGGACTGCCGGCGCGCATCGTGCGGGCCTAG
- a CDS encoding response regulator transcription factor, with amino-acid sequence MNESDAIIFVVDDDAAMRRSLAYLFDSAGWQVQTFESARDFLQRYDGHVPGCLLLDVRMPLMSGLELQQELNNKTGHAISLPVIFLSGHGDLAMAVQTMKAGACDFLEKPCKDQVLLDAVSRAVARSVEESRSAASANTAQSALARLTAREREVALLMAEGKASKVIARELGISDKTVQVHRHNTMEKLGLHSAAEVARLLMAGGQI; translated from the coding sequence ATGAATGAAAGCGATGCGATCATCTTTGTCGTCGACGACGACGCCGCCATGCGCCGCTCGCTGGCCTATCTGTTCGATTCGGCCGGCTGGCAAGTGCAGACGTTTGAATCGGCACGCGATTTCCTGCAGCGCTACGATGGCCATGTACCCGGCTGTCTGCTGCTCGACGTGCGCATGCCTCTGATGAGCGGACTGGAACTGCAGCAGGAGTTGAATAATAAGACCGGGCACGCCATATCGCTGCCCGTGATTTTCCTCAGCGGCCACGGCGACCTGGCCATGGCCGTGCAGACGATGAAGGCGGGCGCCTGCGATTTTCTGGAAAAGCCGTGCAAGGACCAGGTATTGCTGGACGCCGTCTCGCGCGCCGTGGCCCGCAGCGTGGAAGAAAGCCGCAGCGCCGCCAGCGCGAATACGGCGCAATCGGCGCTGGCCAGGCTCACCGCGCGCGAGCGCGAAGTGGCACTGCTGATGGCCGAAGGCAAAGCCTCGAAAGTCATCGCCCGCGAACTGGGCATCAGCGACAAGACGGTGCAGGTGCACCGCCATAACACGATGGAAAAACTGGGCCTGCATTCGGCAGCCGAGGTAGCCCGGCTGCTGATGGCAGGTGGCCAGATCTAG